A single genomic interval of Primulina huaijiensis isolate GDHJ02 chromosome 7, ASM1229523v2, whole genome shotgun sequence harbors:
- the LOC140981426 gene encoding GTP-binding nuclear protein Ran-3: MALPNQQTVDYPSFKLVIVGDGGTGKTTFVKRHLTGEFEKKYEPTIGVEVHPLDFHTNCGKIRFYCWDTAGQEKFGGLRDGYYIHGQCAIIMFDVTARLTYKNVPTWHRDLCRVCENIPIVLCGNKVDVKNRQVKAKQVTFHRKKNLQYYEISAKSNYNFEKPFLYLARKLAGDVALHFVESPALAPPEVHIDMAAQQLHEAELAQAASQPLPDDDDESFD, translated from the exons atg GCTTTGCCGAACCAACAAACCGTGGATTACCCGAGCTTCAAACTCGTAATTGTCGGCGATGGTGGCACTG GGAAAACCACTTTCGTGAAGAGGCATTTGACCGGAGAATTTGAGAAGAAATATGAGC CTACCATTGGCGTGGAAGTTCATCCACTAGATTTCCATACTAACTGCGGGAAAATCCGATTTTACTGCTGGGACACGGCCGGACAAGAGAAATTTGGTGGCCTTAGGGATGGATACTA CATCCATGGACAGTGTGCCATCATTATGTTTGATGTAACAGCTCGACTTACATACAAAAATGTCCCTACATGGCACCGTGATCTTTGTCG GGTTTGTGAGAATATTCCAATAGTGCTTTGCGGAAACAAGGTTGATGTTAAGAACAGGCAGGTCAAGGCAAAGCAGGTCACCTTCCACAGGAAAAAGAATCTGCAGTATTACGAAATATCAGCGAAgagtaattataattttgagaaGCCCTTCTTGTATCTCGCCCGAAAACTTGCAGG CGATGTTGCTTTGCATTTTGTTGAGTCTCCTGCTCTTGCTCCGCCAGAAGTGCACATTGATATGGCTGCCCAGCAACT ACATGAAGCTGAGCTTGCTCAAGCTGCTAGTCAGCCGTTAccagatgatgatgatgagtcATTTGACTAG